Proteins from a genomic interval of Streptomyces sp. NBC_01445:
- a CDS encoding DNA-3-methyladenine glycosylase family protein: MAGRYAPRPTRTTVRGGEAVVPKAVLPRPATAAQTRRWTPKGAFDLGLTLGPLRRGPADPAFRVTPDGSVWRATRTPEGPGTLRVALRGTVAEAEAWGPGATWLLAQLPQLLGESDEPEAFEPRHRLVAHAHHYRPGLRLLRTGLVMESLIPSILEQKITTEEAYRAWRILLRTYGTPAPGPTAGLGLHVMPEPRTWSLIPSWEWHRAGVDNKRASTILRAVKVARRMEEAAAMTPADARARLELIPGIGPWTSAETVQRSNGAADAVTTGDVHLPGIVGYALAGNRDADDAEMLRLLAPYEEQGQRHRAARLILLSGRTPPRRQPKMRRTNIADW, encoded by the coding sequence TTGGCCGGCCGATACGCCCCCCGTCCCACGCGCACCACGGTGCGCGGCGGCGAGGCCGTCGTGCCCAAGGCCGTCCTGCCGCGCCCGGCGACCGCGGCGCAGACCCGCCGCTGGACGCCCAAGGGCGCGTTCGACCTGGGCCTGACCCTGGGACCGCTGCGCCGGGGGCCCGCCGACCCCGCCTTCCGCGTCACACCGGACGGCTCTGTCTGGCGGGCCACCCGCACGCCCGAGGGCCCCGGCACGCTGCGCGTGGCTCTGCGCGGCACAGTCGCCGAAGCGGAGGCATGGGGCCCGGGCGCAACCTGGCTGCTTGCCCAACTCCCGCAACTTCTCGGTGAGTCGGACGAGCCCGAGGCGTTCGAGCCGCGCCACCGGCTGGTCGCCCACGCCCACCACTACCGGCCTGGTCTGCGCCTGCTGCGTACGGGTCTGGTCATGGAATCGCTGATCCCGTCGATCCTGGAACAGAAGATCACGACGGAGGAGGCGTACCGCGCCTGGCGGATCCTGCTGCGCACGTACGGCACCCCGGCACCCGGCCCCACCGCCGGGCTCGGCCTCCACGTCATGCCGGAACCCCGTACCTGGTCGCTCATCCCGTCCTGGGAGTGGCACCGCGCGGGCGTGGACAACAAGCGGGCCTCGACCATCCTGCGCGCCGTGAAGGTGGCCCGCCGCATGGAGGAGGCCGCGGCGATGACCCCGGCCGACGCCCGCGCCCGCCTCGAACTGATCCCCGGCATCGGCCCCTGGACCTCCGCCGAGACGGTCCAGCGCAGCAACGGCGCCGCCGACGCCGTGACGACCGGCGACGTCCATCTGCCGGGCATCGTCGGCTACGCGCTCGCCGGCAACCGCGACGCGGACGACGCGGAGATGCTGCGGCTCCTCGCCCCGTACGAGGAGCAGGGCCAGCGCCACCGCGCGGCCCGCCTCATCCTCCTCAGTGGCCGCACACCCCCGCGCAGACAGCCGAAGATGCGCCGCACGAACATCGCCGACTGGTAG